GTAACTGTTTTCTTCCTCGACCGCCGTGCCGGTCACGGTCACGGTACCGAGGCGGGTCGCTTCCTCTGCGGTCTGGGCGATGCCGGGAAACAGGACGAACGGAACGAGCAGGCAGCCGGCCGCTGCGCATGTTTTTCTTCTGACGAGCACGATGGTATCCCCACTTTTGATTTGAGACTGGATTTTCGAATTGCTTGTTTTTTGCCGTCGGACGGCTAGGGAAATTATCCGGGATAGCATTTTCGATTGCGATGCGGCGGATTGCCGCAGCCGATGCGGTGTGACGGTCGCTGCCGTCAGCACTGGCAGCATGGCTCTAGCGCGCCGGTATGAACAGAAACCCGGCGTAGATGATACCGATGGCAGCAATCCAGCTCCCGGCAATCCGGATCGCGATCACTGTCCACGGCGCGCGCATCACCAGGGTCAGCGCACCGACAGCGCCTTGCAATACCATGGCACCGAGCACGGCGCCGAGGCTGAACCAGTACGGGTTTCCGGCCGGCGGTTCGCTGCTCAGCAACTCGTGACCGGTCAGGAATCCGCAGAGCAGCACGATTGCATTGATCGCCACGCGCGACAACGGCACGGCCGCGGCCACCAGCAGTCCGGCGACGATGATGAGCAGCCGGCTGACGAGCACGGCGCCGCCCCAGACGTAGCCGGCGCCGACGACAGCCGCGCCAGCGATCACACCGGCAGCCAGCACCAGCTGTGCCAGCGCGAGCCCGTCGCGTCCGCCGCGACTTGCCAGCAGGGCCACGCCGGCCACCGGCAGGTCGAATGCTGGGTTGAGCAGCAGGTGCAGGAGACCGTCATACAGCGGCGTATTCGTTCCACCCCAGCCGTGCGCGCATGCCAGCGCCGGCAACAGCCAGAGCGCCACAGCACAGCCGGCCCTGGCCGGAGTCATTGCAGCAGCAGGAAACCGCCTACACCGGCAATCAGGCCGCCACTCGCACGCACCACCCATTGACCGGCCGGCCAGCGCCACAGCAACCCGATACCGATACCGCACAGGTGCAGGGCGCCGGTCGCCAGCACGAAGCCGACCGCGTACAGCAGCGGCGAACCGTACGTCGGCATCTCGGTGCCGTGCGCATGCCCGTGATAGATCGCGAATACGCTCACGGGCAGCAGCGCCAGCCACAGCGGCACCCGTATGCTGAACAGCACGGCCAGACCCAGCACCAGCCCGGAGGCCGCGATGCCGGTTTCGACAGCCGGCAGCGGCAGTCCGGCGGCGCCGGCGGCACCGCCCAGCGCCATGATCAGCGGGAAGGCCACGGGCAGGACCCACAGCGAGGGCAGACCCAGCTGCGCCCCCCACAGACCCACCGCCACCATGGCAACCACATGGTCGATGCCGGATACCGGGTGCAGCAGGCCACTGCGCAGACCGCCGCCGGCCCCGGCACCGCCATCCGTGTGCGCCAGGGCGAGCACGGGAACCAGCAGCAGCAGTAACATTCCGCAGCGGCGCAGGTGATTGGCCATGACAGCTCCCGAGTGTGAATCGCTGAGGTGGTTAGCACCAGGCCTGATTTCCAGGCGGCGGTGCACGTGGCATTCCGAGACGAGGTGCAAGTATGCAGCAAGCGGCCGCGCCCGGCCACACGCCCGCACAACCCGACCCGCTCCGGCGCGGCCATGCCGCGCACCGCGTCAGTGCGGCAGGGGCACCGTCACCAGGTCGACCCGGGTGGCACCGGCACGCTGGATCACCGACATCAACAGCGCCATGCTGCCATAGGGCGTGCGTTCGTCGCCGTGCACCTGCACGGTCAGCCCCGGTTGCGCCGCCAGCCTTGCCGCCAGTTCGGCCTCCAGGGCCTCCAGCGCCAGCGGGCGGTTGTCGATGAACGCTGCGCCCTGCGCATCCATGCTCACGTGCACATGCGGCGCCTGCTCGACCGGCGCGGTGGCGGCCGTTTCCGGCAGTTCGACGTGCACCGCGCGCGTCATCAGCGGTGCCGTGACGATGAAGATCACCAGCAGCACCAGCATCACGTCCACCAGCGGTGTCACGTTGATCTCGCTCATCGCCTCCTGTTCCGAACGTGTCCGCAATGCCATGTCAGGCCCGCGTGTGCAGTTCGACAAAATCGGCGGCGAAGTTTTCCAGCTCGATACCCAGGCGGCGTGACTGGCGCAAGCCGTGGTTGTAGGCGAGAACCGCCGGCACGGCGGTGGCGATACCCACCGCGGTGGCGATGAGCGCCTCGCCGATCGGTCCGGCCACGACATCGAGTGCGGCCGAACCGCTGGCACTGATGCCCTCGAGCGCCAGCATGATGCCCCAGACGGTACCGAACAGTCCGACGAAGGGAGCCGTCGAGCCCACGCTGGCCAGCAGCATCAGCCCGCTGTCCAGGCGGCGCTGCTGCTGCTGCACCTCGTCGCGCAGGGCGCGTTCCAGCAGCATCGGGCCATGCTCGGTGCGCGCGAGCAGCGCACCCTCGGCGGCGGGCGCCCGCACGGCGGCAAAGCCGCGGCGTGACACCGCCGCCAGCATCCCCCGCCCCTGCGCGGCGGCAGCCGCCGCTGCATCCAGGTCGTCAGCCTGCCAGAAACCGCGGGCGAAGCGCCGGTTCTGCAGCGCGGCGCGCAGGAACAGCCAGGACTTGAGCAGGATCACGGTCCAGCTCGCGAGCGAGAACAGCGCCAGCAGCCACAGCGTCAGATGCACGATGGCGTCGGAGGTGAGCAGGTTCATTGGGTACGGGTAATCCTGAATTCGATCGGCACATCGACCCACGCCACGACCGTGCGTCCGCCCTGCCGTGCCGGCACGAAGCGCCAGCCTTTCACCGCAGCCAGGGCGGCATCGTCGAACGGCCGGTAGCCGCTGGACTCCTTGATCAGCACCTGGCTGCAGCGGCCATCGTCCTGTACCTGCGCGCGCACCAGCACACTGCCCTCGACACCGCGCCGCAGCAGCAGCCTGGGATAGGCCGGCGGCGGATTCTTCAGGTAGGCGGCATCGGCCCGCGGCAGTTCCAGCGGGGCGGATGCCGGCGCGGCCTGCACCGGGCTCGTCGGTTCGGCACTGGCGACGGCCAGCGCGGGTGCCGCTGCCGGCGCGGGCGCGCGCCGGACCGGTACTGCAGGCTTCTGCCGTGGTGTCACCGTGCGCGACGATCTGACTGGCTGCGGGCGCGGTTGCGGCAGCGCCACCGCGGGTTCGGGGGGCGGTGCGGGCGCAACCGCCGGTGGCGGCGGCGCCGGTGTGGCAGGTGCCGCCATGCGGGTCACCAGCGAGACCGTAACCACGGGCGGCGCATCGGGCCGGCTCACAGCATGGCCGGCAAGGGTCAGCTGCTGATAGACACCGGCATGCACCGTCACGGCGAGCAGGAACGCGACCAGCCAGCCGCGCCGTTCTGTCCACCTGCCGCTGTGAGCCGGTCCAGCCATCGGGGAATACCGTGAATGATGCGCTTAATTATTGAGATTGTGAGGAAAATATAACCCCGCGGGGGGGGCGGGAGAATGTGGCAATGTGTCGCGCGACAAATTGTCGCACCCGGCGACGGCAGGCATGCCGTCACCGGCCGGGCGGCGGGGTCAGGTACGGACGACTTCCAGGCGCTCAACCTTTTGGTAGCCACGCGGCAGCTTGAGGCCGCGCCGGCCGCGCTCACCGGCGAAGGCGTCCACCTCGGCGGCGCTCATCGTTTTGTATTTTCTGCCCGCATGCACGGTAAGCTTCTCGCCGTCCTGGATGCACTCGATGGCTGCCAGGTATTCCTCCCGGCTCTTCAGCTTCGCCGCGGGAATATTGATGATCTTGTTGCCCTTGCCACGCGGCAGCTGCGGCACCTCGCCGAGCGGGATCACCAGCATGTAACCCTCGGTGGTGACCGCGACGATCCAGTCGTCGGCCTGGCTGCGCACCGCCACCGGGGGCAGCACGCCGGCCCCTTTCGGCACCGACAGCACCGCCTTGCCGGCCTTGTTGCGCGTCACCATGTCCGCGAGTCGCGCGACGAAACCATAACCGGCATCGCTGGCCAGCAGGTAGAGCTGCTCCGGCTCACCTAGCATCACCCCGGCAAAACGTGCACCGTCGGCGGGCTTGAGCCGGCCGCTGAGCGGCTCGCCCTGCCCGCGCGCGCCAGGCAGGCTGTGGGCCGGCAGCGCATAGGTACGGCCGTTGGAATCGATGAACACCGCGAGCTGGTTGCTGCGCCCGCGCGCGGCCATGAGCAGGCCGTCGCCCGACTTGTAGCTCATCTCCGCCGGGTTGATGTCGTGGCCCTTGGCGACACGCACCCAGCCGCTCTGCGACAGCACCACCGTCACGGGCTCGCTCGGGATCAGCGCGGTATCGTCCAGCACCTGCGCGGCCTCGCGCTCGACGAGCACGGACCGCCGCGCGTCGCCGTACTTCTCCGCATCCGCACGCAGCTCCTTCTTGATCAGCGTCTTCAGGCGCTTCTCCGAACCCAGTGTGGCCTGCAGCCCGTCGCGCTCGGCGAGCAGCGCATCCTGCTCGGCGCGGATCTTCATCTCCTCCAGCCGCGCCAGCTGCCGCAGGCGGGTGTCGAGGATGTAATTGACCTGTTCCTCGCTGAGCTGGAAGCGCGCCATCAGCACTTCCTTCGGCCGGTCCTCGGTACGGATGATGTGGATCACCTCGTCGAGATTGAGGAAGGCGATCAGCAGGCCCTCGAGCAGGTGCAGGCGGCTGTTGACCTTGTCGAGACGGAATTCGAGGCGGCGCCGCACGGTGGCGGTGCGGTACTCCAGCCACTCGCGCAGGATATCCGGCAGGCTCCTGATCCTGGGCCGCCCGTCCAGTCCGATCATGTTGAGGTTGATGCGAACCGTGCGTTCCAGCCCGGTGCTGGAGAAGAGGTGCGACATCAGGGCATCCACGTCGACACGGTTCGAACGCGGGACGATCACCAGGCGCGTCGGGTTCTCGTGGTCGGACTCGTCGCGCAGGTCCTCGATCATGGGCAGCTTCTTCGCGTTCATCTGCGCGGCGATCTGCTCGAGCACCTTGCTGCCCGAGGTCTGGTAGGGCAATGCGGTGATCACGATCTCGCCCTGCTCGACCTCGTAGCAGGCACGCAGGCGCACGCTGCCGTACCCGGTGCGGTAGGCCTCGAGCAGCTCGGCACGCGGTGTGATGATCTCCGCCCCGGTCGGGAAGTCCGGCCCATGGATGATCTGGCACACGTCCTCGAGCGTGCTCTTCGGTTTGTCGAGCAGCATGATGGCCGCCTCGGCGACCTCATGCAGGTTGTGCGGCGGAATGTCGGTCGCCATGCCCACGGCGATGCCCGTGGCACCGTTCAGCAGCACGTTCGGCAAGCGCGCCGGCAGCAATGCCGGTTCATCCAGGGTGCCGTCGAAGTTGGGCACCCAGTCGACCGTGCCCTGCCCCAGCTCGGCCAGCAGCACCTCGGCATAGGGTGCGAGTCGCGCCTCGGTATAGCGCATGGCGGCGAACGACTTCGGATCGTCCGGCGAACCCCAGTTGCCCTGCCCGTCGATCAGCGGATAGCGGCTGGTGAATTCCTGCGCCAGGTGCACCATCGCCTCGTAGCAGGCGGAGTCGCCGTGCGGGTGGAACTTGCCGAGCACGTCACCCACGGTGCGCGCCGACTTCTTGTGTTTGGCGCTCGCCGCAAGACCGAGCTCGGACATGGCATAGACGATGCGGCGCTGCACCGGCTTGAGGCCGTCGCCGATGTGCGGCAGCGCCCGGTCGAGAATGACGTACATGGAATAATCCAGGTAGGCCTTCTCGGTGAAGGTCTTCAGCGGCAGCTGCTCGATGCCCTCGTAGTCGAGTTCGATTGTTTCCATGGAATCAGAACCTGGTTGTCATGCCTGTAATAAAGCGGCCGCAAACGGCCCCGCCGGTGCCCCGGCCCATGCCGGCCAGCCGGCGCATAAAATCCATAGGCGCGGTCCGTGTCCGCGAACAGTCCAGCCGCCGGCACGGGCCGGATCAGACCTCCGCCAGGTTACCGCGCGACTCCAGCCAGCTGCGCCGGTCGGCGGCGCGCTTGCGCGCGAGCAGCATGTCCATCACGGTAAAGGTATCGTCGCTGGCATCGACCGTCAGCTGCACCAGCCGGCGCGTTTCCGGCGCGATGGTGGTCTCGCGCAACTGGATCGGATTCATCTCGCCTAGTCCCTTGAACCGCTGCACCGTGACCTTGCCCTTGATCTTTTCCGCCGCGATACGATCCAGCACACCCTGTTTCTCGGCATCATCCAGCGCGTAATAGACCTCCTTGCCGGCATCGATGCGGTACAGCGGCGGCATCGCGACGTAGACGTGGCCGGCCTCGACCAGGGCGCGGAAATGGCGCAGGAACAACGCGCACAGCAGCGTGGCGATGTGCGCCCCGTCGGAATCGGCGTCGGCCAGGATACAGACGCGGTTGTAGCGCAGCGCATCCAGCCGTTCCGAGCCGGGCTCCACGCCGATGGCCACGGAGATGTCGTGCACTTCCTGCGATGCCAGCACCTCGGCAGGATCGACCTCCCAGGTATTCAGGATCTTGCCGCGCAGCGGCATGATCGCCTGGTAGGTGCGGTCGCGCGCCTGCTTGGCCGAGCCGCCGGCGGAATCGCCCTCGACCAGGAACAGCTCCGTCCGCTCGCTGTCGGTCGAGGTGCAGTCGGCCAGCTTGCCGGGCAGCGCCGGGCCACTGGTGATCTTCTTGCGCACCACCTTCTTGCCCGCGCGCAGGCGTGACTGCGCGTTTTCGATGGCCAGCGCGGCGATGCGCTCGCCGACCTCGGTATGGCGGTTGAGCCACAGCCCGAAGGCATCGCGCACGACACCGGAGACGAAGGCCGCGCATTCACGCGATGACAGGCGCTCCTTGGTCTGGCCGCTGAACTGCGGGTCCTCCAGCTTGACCGACAGGATGTAGCTGCAGTTGTCCCACACGTCCTCGGGACTTAGCTTGATGCCGCGCGGTAGCAGGTTGCGGAACTCGCAGAATTCACGCACCGCTTCGGTCAATCCCATGCGCAGCCCGTTGACGTGGGTGCCGCCCTGGATGGTCGGGATGAGGTTGACGTAACTCTCGGCCACGGCCTCGCCGCCCGCAGGCAGCCAGGCCAGGGCCCACTCCGCGGCCTCGCTGTTGCCCTCCATCCGGCCGGTGAACGGCTCCTCGGGCAGGGTCGCGGCATCGCCCAGGGCACTGCGCAGATAGTCGCGCAGCCCGTCCTCGTAGTACCACTCCAGCCGCTCCGCGCCGGCCTCGTCGTAGAGGCTGACATGCAGGCCCGGACACAGCACGGCCTTGGCACGCAGCACGTGCTTCAGGCGCGAGACGGAGAACTTCGCTGAGTCGAAATATTTCGGATCGGGCCAGAAACGCAGCGTGGTACCGGTGTTCTGTCTACCGACCTTGCCCACCTCCTCCAACGCCGAAACCTTCTCCCCGCCGGAAAAGGCCATGTTGTATTCCTTGCCGCCGCGCCGCACCCAGACCTCCAGGTGTTGCGAAAGTGCGTTGACGACCGAGACGCCGACCCCGTGCAGTCCGCCGGAGAACTGGTAGTTCTTGGAGGAGAACTTGCCGCCGGAATGCAGCCGCGTCAGGATGACCTCCACACCCGGGACCCCCTCGTTGGGATGGATGTCTACCGGCATGCCGCGGCCGTCATCGCTGACCGCGAGCGAACCGTCGCTGTACACCGTGACTTCCACGCGTTTGGCATGGCCGGCCAGGGCCTCGTCGATGCTGTTGTCGATCACCTCCTGGGCCAGGTGATTGGGGCGCGAGGTGTCGGTGTACATGCCGGGGCGTTTGCGCACCGGCTCGAGACCGCTCAGCACCTCGATGGCGGAAGCGTCATAGGCGGCGGTCATGTATGGCTCTCTCTCAGGAACTGCATCGGTAATCAGTCTCCCAGCGCCGGCCGCGCACTGCGCAGGCGACGCAGGATCTGCTCCGGCGCCTGCGGTGGTTCGGTCGCCGGACACATGTATCTGTCATAAAGTACCTTGCGATAACGCTGCGTGCCCTCGCCGCGGATGCGTTCCCAGTCCGTCTCGGGCAGCACATGCCAGTTGCCGTCGGCACCGTAGGCGAAGCGCCGCTGGGCATTTTCCCCGCAATGCAGGCCCTCGTAGGTCACGTTCCACACACCGCTCGGCGACACGATCACGCTGGTGAAGCGCACCACCCGATCCTTGCCCACGCTCAGGGACGCGGGATCGAGATAGTAGCGAAAGGGATTCGCCCCCGTATCGATATCCAGTTCCAGCAGGCGCGCCTGTTCCGGGTAGGCGGGCAGGACCAGCGCCTGTTCCCGGGCGGGCTGCACCTCCGCCGGCGGCGGCCTGCTGCCGACCGGCCCGTCCTCGGGCGGCAACACACCGGCAAATACGGGCGCCACCGGACACGCCAGCAGTGTGATGTACACGGCACGCAGTCCCGGCAGCAGCAGCGAGGTCACTTTATACATGGGGAGCGCAGTTTAATGAAAAACACAGGCCGCGCCAATTGCGGCAGCGCCACCTGCGCCGCAACGCCGGAAACGTTGACGCGGATAACTCCAAGCGCTTGATCAGGTATCGAAAACGGCGCACACCCCGCACCACCGCGGGAACAGTCGGCGCTGCGTGGACGCTCAGTCGAGATCGGCGAGCAGCGCGTTGCGCACGGCCGGACTCACCGGCTCGAGCTGGTAGATGTAGGCGTGATGATCGATGCCCATGCTCAGCGCGGCACCCTGCTTCATATCCGCCACCATGGCGACGCTCAGCTCGAAGCGCAGAAAATGCACCGAGGCGGTCTTCTCGGCGGTGCTGCGATCGAGATCCTCGTCCGCGATGGCAAAGACCGGGGCATGACCGTCGACGCGCACCCAGACCCGGTCCTCGATGCCGACCAGGCCGGCGAGCAACTGCCGGCGCCTATCGACATCCGCCTCCTCGATCATGAAGGTGGCCTTCCAGTTGCTGCCGTCCGGGATCAGCGGATTGTAGGCGGCCAGTTCCTCCTCGATGCCGGCGGGCTCGAAGATGCGCTCGACGCGCAGCATCTCCTGGATCTGGTACTGGATGGTCTGGCGATCCTCGAAATACAGGGTGGCACTGGGGCCGAGATGGACCTTGCGGTCCTGCTTGTGCGCGAGCACGCGCGCGCGGATGTCGCCGCGGTGCTCGGCGTACTGTTCGAGGCTGTAGAGATCGCGGCGCGTGAGCTTGTCCATGGCTGCGCGCCCTATAAGCCGTAGGCCTGGCGCAGCAGCGTCAGCGGATGCACCGGCGCATTGTCACCGTCCAGCCCGTTCTCGATCTGGTGACCGGCCATGGGACAGTCGCTGCTGTAGTAATCGGCTGCGGCGCGCTGCACCCGGTTCACCACCGGCCGGCAGATCTTCATCGAGGTCTCGTGGTACTCCTGCTTGACGGCATAGGTGCCGTCATGTCCCGAACAGCGCTCGATGGCCTCCACCTTGGTGCCGGGTATCAGCTGCAGCAGATCGCGCGTCTTCATGCCGATGTTCTGCACGCGCAGGTGACAGGCGACGTGATAGGCGACGACACCGAGCGAATGCTTGAAATCCGTTTTCAACCGGTTGTGCCGGTGGCGCAGCATCAGGTATTCGAAGGGATCGTAGATGGCGGCGCGTATGCGCTGCACGTCCGCGTCATCCGGAAACATGAGCGGCAGCTCCTGCTTGAACATCAGCACGCACGACGGCACCGGCGCGACGATATCCCAGCCGGCCTCGACCAGCTCCAACAGCTGCGGAATATTGGTATCGCGCGCACGCCGCACGGACTCGAGATCGCCCAGTTCCAGCTTCGGCATGCCGCAGCATTGTTCGCGGCCGGCCAGTGTGACCGCGATGTCATTGTGCCGGAACACGGCGACGAGGTCCTCGCCGATCTGCGGCTCGTTGTAGTTGCCGTAACATGTGGCGAACAGCGCCACCTTGCCGGTGGTCGGACCGGCCGGCACGGCAGCCTCGCCACCGTCCCGCTGCACGCGCCGGCGCAGCGTCCTGCCGTGGTACTGCGGCACGATGGCGTCCGGATGCACGTCCAACACCCGCTCGAGCAGTTTGCGGCCGAGGCGACTGCGGTTGGTGGCGTTGACCACCTGGGTCACGATCGGGATCGCGGCCAGGGCGCCTACGGCGTCCGTGGCGGTCAGGATGCGATCGCGCCGGCGCACCTCGCCTTTCCTGAACCGCACCGCCTTGGCCCGCAGCATGAGATGCGGGAAATCGACGTTCCACTCGTGCGGCGGCACGTAGGGACACTTCGTCATGTAGCACATGTCACACAGGTAACAGTGGTCGACCACCTCCCAGTAGACCTGGCGCGGCACCCCGTCCAGCTCCAGGGTGTCGGACGCGTCGATGGCGTCGAACAACGTCGGAAAGGCGTTGCACAGGCTGAAGCAGCGGCGGCAGCCGTGGCAGATGTCGTAGACGCGCTCCAGTTCGCGGAACAGGCTCTCCTCGTCGTAGAAATCCGGGTTGGTCCAGTCCAGCGGGTGGCGGGTCGGCGCCTCCAGGCTGCCTTCACGCGTACCTTCGGTCGTCGATCCCATACGCTCCTGATCCGTGTGGCGGGTTATCCGGGGCAGCCCGGGCGGATGCGCGGGGCCGGCTGGCCCCGCGCGGATTGCAGCGGCCGGTTGCCCGGTCAGTCTTCCATGCCGTCCAGCGCCTTCTGGAAACGGTTGGCATGGGAGCGCTCGGCCTTGGCCAGCGTCTCGAACCAGTCGGCGATTTCATCGAAGCCTTCGTCGCGCGCGGCCTTGGCCATGCCCGGGTACATGTCGGTGTACTCGTGGGTCTCGCCGGCGATGGCGGCCTTGAGGTTGTCGGAGGTACCGCCGATCGGCAGGCCGGTGGCCGGATCACCCACGGCCTCCAGATATTCCAGATGGCCATGCGCATGGCCGGTCTCGCCCTCGGCCGTGGAGCGGAATACCGCGGCAACGTCGTTGTAACCCTCGACATCGGCCTTGGCTGCGAAATACAGGTAACGGCGGTTGGCCTGTGATTCACCGGCAAACGCGTCTTTCAGGTTCTGTTCGGTTGAGCTGCCTTTGAGATCCATGTTGATTCCTCTTGTCGCAAGTGATGTTTCCGGGGTCGCACCGGACGGATTTAGACTCGGTCTATATGTGGGGTAAACATACGCGTCCAACCCCGCGCCGTCAAGGCATGCGCTGCCGTCCGGCCCCTAAATTGACCCTTCTCTCCGGGGTGTTGTACCGTAGGCCGATTGCCCGGAAGATTCAAGACATGACGAAAAAACGCGCCGTTACCGCCGGCTTCGAAAAGTCCCTGCAGGAGCTGGAAAAGCTCGTGGAACGAATGGAACAAGGGGAACTCAGCCTGGAGGAATCGCTGGCGCATTTCGAGCAGGGCGTGCAGCTCTCACGCGCCTGCCAGCAGGCCCTGCGTGAGGCCGAACAGAAAGTCGAGATCCTGACACAGAAGCACGCCCAGGAAGAGATCGTCCCCTTTGACAGTGAAGACGCCTGAGACCGCGCTGGCGGCGTTCCTCGACGACTGTCGCGCGCGTCTCGAGCGGGCGCTGGAACGCTGGCTGCCCCCGGCCACAACCCACCCCGCCCGGCTGCACGCGGCCATGCGCTACGCCGTGCTCGACGGCGGCAAGCGCATCCGTCCCACCCTCGTCTACGCCGCGGGCGCAGCCACGGATGCCGCACCCGCGTGCCTGGATGCCCCGGCCTGCGCGGTGGAACTGATCCACGCCTATTCGCTGGTGCACGACGACCTGCCGGCCATGGACGACGACGACCTGCGCCGCGGCAAGCCGAGCTGCCACCGCGCCTTCGACGAAGCCACGGCCATCCTCGTCGGCGACGCCCTGCAGTCGCTCGCCTTTCACGTGCTGGCCCACACCGTGCCGGACGAGGTCGATCACACGACCCGGCTGCACATGCTGGATACACTCGCGCTGGCAAGCGGCTCGCGCGGCATGGCCGGCGGCCAGGCGATCGACCTGGCGGCCACCGGGCAGGTGCTCAATATCGCCGAACTGGAAGACATGCACATCCACAAGACCGGCGCCCTGATCCGCGCCAGCGTGCTGCTCGGCGCGCAGTGCTCGGGCCATACCAGCGCGGCCCAGCTGGAGCACCTGGATCATTACGCCAAGTGCATCGGCCTGGCGTTCCAGATCCGCGACGACATCCTCGACGTGGAGGGCGACACCCGCACGCTGGGCAAACAGACGGGGATGGATCATGCGCGCGACAAATCCACCTACCCCGCGCTGATGGGTCTGGATGCGGCCCGCCAGCGCGCGCGCGAACTGCATGCCGCGGCCATGGACAGCCTGTCCGGCTTCGACGGGCGCGCCGATCCGCTGCGCTGGATCGCGGGCTACGTCATCGAGCGCGAGCGCTGACCGCCGCTCCACCCCATTCGGATGGATTGCGCATACCCCCGCCCTCGGTTAATATCCCGAGCAAATTAGTCAGGATTATCAGCGCCCGGAACACTGCGTCCCGGCCAGCACGACGGACCGGCAGGTGCCGGGACCGCCCGACCCGGCCTGCGACCGTATCCGCGCTTCAGACCGGACACTGCAATGAAGACATCAAAAATGCTGCACGGTGACACCCAGGCCATTGCCGACGTACAGGGCAGTGCGGATACCCGCCGCATACCGATCGACAAGGTCGGCATCAAGGACATCCGCCACCCGGTCCGGGTGAAGGATCGCAGCGGCCACGAGCAGCACACCATCGCCTCCTTCAACATGTACGTGAACCTGCCGCACAACTTCAAGGGCACGCACATGTCACGCTTCGTGGAGATCCTGAACCAGCACGAATACGAGATCACGGTGGATTCATTCCGTGAAATGCTGCGCGAGATGACCGACCGGCTCGAGGCCGAATCAGGTCACATCGAGATGAACTTCAGTTACTTCGTCAACAAGGCCGCGCCCATTTCCGGGGTGCAGAGCCT
The genomic region above belongs to Pseudomonadota bacterium and contains:
- the parE gene encoding DNA topoisomerase IV subunit B produces the protein MTAAYDASAIEVLSGLEPVRKRPGMYTDTSRPNHLAQEVIDNSIDEALAGHAKRVEVTVYSDGSLAVSDDGRGMPVDIHPNEGVPGVEVILTRLHSGGKFSSKNYQFSGGLHGVGVSVVNALSQHLEVWVRRGGKEYNMAFSGGEKVSALEEVGKVGRQNTGTTLRFWPDPKYFDSAKFSVSRLKHVLRAKAVLCPGLHVSLYDEAGAERLEWYYEDGLRDYLRSALGDAATLPEEPFTGRMEGNSEAAEWALAWLPAGGEAVAESYVNLIPTIQGGTHVNGLRMGLTEAVREFCEFRNLLPRGIKLSPEDVWDNCSYILSVKLEDPQFSGQTKERLSSRECAAFVSGVVRDAFGLWLNRHTEVGERIAALAIENAQSRLRAGKKVVRKKITSGPALPGKLADCTSTDSERTELFLVEGDSAGGSAKQARDRTYQAIMPLRGKILNTWEVDPAEVLASQEVHDISVAIGVEPGSERLDALRYNRVCILADADSDGAHIATLLCALFLRHFRALVEAGHVYVAMPPLYRIDAGKEVYYALDDAEKQGVLDRIAAEKIKGKVTVQRFKGLGEMNPIQLRETTIAPETRRLVQLTVDASDDTFTVMDMLLARKRAADRRSWLESRGNLAEV
- a CDS encoding CNP1-like family protein; protein product: MYKVTSLLLPGLRAVYITLLACPVAPVFAGVLPPEDGPVGSRPPPAEVQPAREQALVLPAYPEQARLLELDIDTGANPFRYYLDPASLSVGKDRVVRFTSVIVSPSGVWNVTYEGLHCGENAQRRFAYGADGNWHVLPETDWERIRGEGTQRYRKVLYDRYMCPATEPPQAPEQILRRLRSARPALGD
- a CDS encoding HupE/UreJ family protein; protein product: MANHLRRCGMLLLLLVPVLALAHTDGGAGAGGGLRSGLLHPVSGIDHVVAMVAVGLWGAQLGLPSLWVLPVAFPLIMALGGAAGAAGLPLPAVETGIAASGLVLGLAVLFSIRVPLWLALLPVSVFAIYHGHAHGTEMPTYGSPLLYAVGFVLATGALHLCGIGIGLLWRWPAGQWVVRASGGLIAGVGGFLLLQ
- the parC gene encoding DNA topoisomerase IV subunit A, which gives rise to METIELDYEGIEQLPLKTFTEKAYLDYSMYVILDRALPHIGDGLKPVQRRIVYAMSELGLAASAKHKKSARTVGDVLGKFHPHGDSACYEAMVHLAQEFTSRYPLIDGQGNWGSPDDPKSFAAMRYTEARLAPYAEVLLAELGQGTVDWVPNFDGTLDEPALLPARLPNVLLNGATGIAVGMATDIPPHNLHEVAEAAIMLLDKPKSTLEDVCQIIHGPDFPTGAEIITPRAELLEAYRTGYGSVRLRACYEVEQGEIVITALPYQTSGSKVLEQIAAQMNAKKLPMIEDLRDESDHENPTRLVIVPRSNRVDVDALMSHLFSSTGLERTVRINLNMIGLDGRPRIRSLPDILREWLEYRTATVRRRLEFRLDKVNSRLHLLEGLLIAFLNLDEVIHIIRTEDRPKEVLMARFQLSEEQVNYILDTRLRQLARLEEMKIRAEQDALLAERDGLQATLGSEKRLKTLIKKELRADAEKYGDARRSVLVEREAAQVLDDTALIPSEPVTVVLSQSGWVRVAKGHDINPAEMSYKSGDGLLMAARGRSNQLAVFIDSNGRTYALPAHSLPGARGQGEPLSGRLKPADGARFAGVMLGEPEQLYLLASDAGYGFVARLADMVTRNKAGKAVLSVPKGAGVLPPVAVRSQADDWIVAVTTEGYMLVIPLGEVPQLPRGKGNKIINIPAAKLKSREEYLAAIECIQDGEKLTVHAGRKYKTMSAAEVDAFAGERGRRGLKLPRGYQKVERLEVVRT
- a CDS encoding MotA/TolQ/ExbB proton channel family protein, whose translation is MNLLTSDAIVHLTLWLLALFSLASWTVILLKSWLFLRAALQNRRFARGFWQADDLDAAAAAAAQGRGMLAAVSRRGFAAVRAPAAEGALLARTEHGPMLLERALRDEVQQQQRRLDSGLMLLASVGSTAPFVGLFGTVWGIMLALEGISASGSAALDVVAGPIGEALIATAVGIATAVPAVLAYNHGLRQSRRLGIELENFAADFVELHTRA
- a CDS encoding energy transducer TonB yields the protein MAGPAHSGRWTERRGWLVAFLLAVTVHAGVYQQLTLAGHAVSRPDAPPVVTVSLVTRMAAPATPAPPPPAVAPAPPPEPAVALPQPRPQPVRSSRTVTPRQKPAVPVRRAPAPAAAPALAVASAEPTSPVQAAPASAPLELPRADAAYLKNPPPAYPRLLLRRGVEGSVLVRAQVQDDGRCSQVLIKESSGYRPFDDAALAAVKGWRFVPARQGGRTVVAWVDVPIEFRITRTQ
- a CDS encoding HupE/UreJ family protein; protein product: MALWLLPALACAHGWGGTNTPLYDGLLHLLLNPAFDLPVAGVALLASRGGRDGLALAQLVLAAGVIAGAAVVGAGYVWGGAVLVSRLLIIVAGLLVAAAVPLSRVAINAIVLLCGFLTGHELLSSEPPAGNPYWFSLGAVLGAMVLQGAVGALTLVMRAPWTVIAIRIAGSWIAAIGIIYAGFLFIPAR
- a CDS encoding biopolymer transporter ExbD, which produces MALRTRSEQEAMSEINVTPLVDVMLVLLVIFIVTAPLMTRAVHVELPETAATAPVEQAPHVHVSMDAQGAAFIDNRPLALEALEAELAARLAAQPGLTVQVHGDERTPYGSMALLMSVIQRAGATRVDLVTVPLPH